In the Candidatus Methylacidiphilales bacterium genome, one interval contains:
- a CDS encoding S24 family peptidase, whose product MAIQDSLSKQILAEVKRNNGSTLSGVQRKLKLPYRSSVQYHLNRLVMQGMIYKDGFTYYFNSEQERFFTKLPYYGLVQAGSRDIIRYHQRPDEYLPIPTQQLPTHPKHLMLFKVRGDSMTPTIEESSLVLCRRYVKGEPISDKQILIAEHKGSLKIKRFLLLADHGLLISDNARKYDPIPFIDETINIIAMYLKQIG is encoded by the coding sequence ATGGCCATCCAAGATTCATTGAGCAAACAAATACTTGCTGAAGTTAAACGAAATAATGGTAGTACGCTCTCTGGAGTGCAACGAAAACTTAAATTACCCTATCGTTCTTCGGTGCAGTACCATTTGAATCGTTTAGTAATGCAGGGCATGATCTATAAAGATGGTTTTACCTACTACTTCAATAGTGAGCAAGAGAGATTTTTTACCAAGCTCCCGTATTATGGTTTAGTGCAAGCCGGGAGCAGAGATATAATTCGTTATCATCAGCGACCTGATGAGTATCTACCCATTCCTACGCAGCAGCTCCCTACTCATCCAAAACATCTTATGTTGTTTAAAGTACGGGGCGATTCAATGACTCCTACCATAGAGGAAAGCTCCTTAGTGCTTTGTAGACGCTATGTCAAAGGCGAGCCGATATCCGACAAGCAAATTCTCATTGCAGAACATAAAGGCAGTTTAAAGATCAAGCGATTTCTCTTGTTAGCAGATCATGGATTGCTGATATCTGATAATGCTCGTAAATATGATCCAATTCCATTTATCGATGAGACAATAAACATCATCGCCATGTATCTTAAGCAGATTGGCTAA
- a CDS encoding filamentous hemagglutinin N-terminal domain-containing protein, whose product MDKFISSKSNMFIAFAVLSLQSISLSATPVFDSITTGTVTVDTSVANKVTVNQQSNNAEIAWSNFNIDQNQQVDFRQPSSQSLLINNILDQNPSQILGTITANGRIVLLNANGFYFGINSSVSAHSFIVAATSRANVQWNEQENRLVVDTTAPFSSMTLAGTIQAVETALYAQTIQISGSLRTDSEHPPVTSALSIFAKQSITLNATVQLSNAEIDIFSDQGSINYSAITSNVSSATIGAPYGTVFGSGTIYASDALTISANYIYVADNSSDFILLSPNLSLKAQPLLNTSPGESNAGSLGTALKPIKIGSSSFYASTRQNNFESLTLSSISGDIYVERYSKIADILTNSISWTLSVTQTYGDFIADFVVNPSTAALTINIKNGNIAGSGGTYYNINNVAFATEVLTLKARSFSELTGSISSLDLTLDTTENLPLWWNQFCDSDIGSATHPLRLTPQRVDVIGGGIDLPITLKISVPWHSAVYLQHEDEIKPFLDAILNDSRTNKNYELYLVQNNGSINLEANLNLPFNKFVLVAQNGSIAVNASISGNAIRLYSTTGSITGTGTVLSPRLWLVAKNAVGSLDAPLKISSSETSYTDTSNNFRSFLISSSQGGAHVELHDNVIRFIENLVYAGTTNLGVIIKDGNVFSLTQSSGNIILPTADIVYSGVIGLTARTGSILANPTNPNSYISAPGIILRAPNGQIGTSLNPIHVANFGHNNPYYQSSFYHGLLFSQINETELRLFGPEPRTYSYSQNAWFYITSNNFVSHIYENDTRRTGTSLTSDDFYQFTTISASGVNLAFYQTPIIPTIPTPIIIPTPIPTPIIIPTPPVAPEPTTPTPIVRLPFEIPESASVKIVYKNKKASGYNKFVAQLTSFFESTIESTECLLTSIGKRCKK is encoded by the coding sequence ATGGACAAGTTCATAAGCAGTAAAAGTAACATGTTTATTGCTTTTGCCGTTTTAAGCTTGCAATCCATCTCACTTTCCGCAACCCCAGTCTTTGATAGCATAACCACAGGTACTGTCACAGTTGACACAAGTGTTGCAAACAAAGTAACAGTAAACCAGCAATCAAATAACGCTGAAATTGCGTGGAGTAATTTTAATATAGACCAGAATCAACAAGTTGACTTTCGTCAGCCTAGCAGTCAATCATTATTAATAAATAATATCCTCGATCAGAACCCCTCACAAATATTAGGAACAATCACTGCCAATGGTAGGATTGTTCTCCTTAATGCCAATGGCTTTTATTTTGGTATCAATTCATCGGTATCGGCACATAGTTTTATAGTGGCTGCCACTAGCAGGGCGAATGTGCAATGGAATGAGCAAGAAAATAGATTGGTTGTTGATACTACTGCTCCGTTTAGCTCAATGACGCTAGCAGGTACAATCCAAGCAGTAGAGACCGCGCTATACGCACAGACAATTCAAATTTCTGGATCTCTTCGCACCGATTCCGAACATCCTCCTGTCACATCCGCATTAAGTATTTTCGCAAAACAATCAATAACTCTTAACGCCACAGTACAGTTATCTAATGCAGAAATAGATATTTTTTCTGATCAAGGCTCAATCAATTACAGCGCAATTACTAGTAATGTTTCATCTGCAACTATCGGTGCTCCTTATGGAACCGTTTTTGGATCGGGGACTATTTATGCCTCAGACGCATTAACTATTTCAGCAAACTATATATATGTTGCCGATAATTCAAGTGATTTTATTCTGTTATCACCTAACCTTTCCTTAAAAGCGCAACCACTCCTCAACACTTCCCCAGGCGAATCAAATGCTGGCTCACTTGGCACTGCACTTAAACCAATTAAAATTGGCAGTTCCTCTTTTTACGCAAGCACGCGTCAGAACAATTTTGAATCTTTGACTCTGTCTTCTATCTCAGGAGATATCTATGTTGAGCGATACTCCAAGATTGCTGATATTCTAACCAACTCAATTTCATGGACGCTCTCCGTAACGCAAACATATGGTGATTTTATTGCTGACTTTGTGGTTAACCCAAGCACCGCAGCATTAACTATTAACATTAAAAATGGAAACATCGCAGGTAGCGGTGGGACCTACTACAATATTAACAATGTAGCTTTTGCCACTGAAGTACTTACACTTAAAGCTAGAAGTTTTTCAGAACTTACTGGTTCGATTTCCAGTTTAGACTTAACTTTAGATACAACAGAAAATTTACCATTGTGGTGGAATCAGTTCTGTGACTCCGATATTGGTAGCGCTACTCATCCATTAAGACTGACCCCGCAAAGAGTTGATGTAATTGGAGGTGGAATAGATCTACCCATAACGCTAAAAATATCTGTGCCATGGCACTCAGCAGTATATCTGCAACATGAAGATGAAATTAAACCATTCTTAGACGCCATTTTGAACGACTCAAGGACGAATAAAAACTATGAGCTGTACCTTGTCCAAAACAATGGTTCAATTAATCTTGAAGCAAATCTTAATTTACCATTTAATAAATTTGTCCTAGTCGCACAAAATGGTTCCATAGCTGTCAACGCATCAATTAGCGGCAATGCTATCAGACTCTACTCTACAACTGGCAGTATCACAGGCACAGGAACTGTGTTGAGCCCAAGATTATGGTTGGTAGCTAAGAATGCAGTTGGGAGTCTTGATGCTCCTCTGAAGATCTCTTCAAGCGAAACCAGCTACACCGATACAAGTAACAATTTTCGTTCCTTTTTAATATCCTCATCTCAAGGTGGGGCCCATGTTGAACTACATGATAATGTCATACGATTTATAGAAAATCTTGTATACGCAGGCACTACAAACCTCGGCGTAATAATTAAGGATGGAAATGTTTTCTCACTCACACAATCAAGTGGAAACATAATTCTACCTACTGCTGATATTGTTTATTCAGGTGTAATTGGATTAACAGCAAGAACAGGAAGTATTTTAGCAAATCCAACCAACCCAAACAGTTATATTAGTGCACCTGGAATTATCTTACGAGCCCCTAATGGACAAATAGGCACCTCTCTAAACCCTATTCATGTTGCAAACTTTGGGCACAATAACCCGTATTATCAGTCTAGTTTTTATCATGGCTTGCTCTTCTCACAAATAAATGAAACTGAACTTCGTTTATTTGGACCAGAGCCACGAACCTACAGTTACAGCCAGAATGCTTGGTTCTATATAACTAGTAATAACTTTGTTTCACACATATATGAAAATGACACTAGGAGAACAGGGACATCGCTAACCTCAGATGACTTCTATCAATTCACTACAATATCAGCTAGTGGTGTCAATCTTGCTTTTTATCAAACACCAATAATACCAACTATTCCTACACCAATCATTATTCCTACACCAATTCCTACACCAATCATTATTCCTACCCCACCTGTTGCTCCAGAACCAACTACTCCTACACCAATCGTTCGTCTTCCATTTGAAATTCCAGAGTCTGCTTCCGTAAAAATTGTGTATAAAAATAAAAAGGCTTCTGGCTATAATAAATTTGTCGCCCAGCTTACTTCCTTCTTTGAATCTACAATTGAAAGCACAGAATGCTTGCTTACTTCAATAGGTAAGCGTTGTAAAAAATAG